The window GCGGCGATCACGGAGCTCATACCGGGTTCAACACCGGGGAGCCCGCAGGATTCCTCACGGCGCGATGTTGTGGTTGAGGTGGAACAGGTTCCCCGGGTCGTAGCGCTGTTTCAGATCCCTGAGACGGGTGTAGTTCGCGCGGTAGTTGGTCCGGACGAGGTTCTGGTCGTCGCCGTCGATGAAGTTGACGTAGCCGCCCTCCATGGAGTGCGGTTCGAGCGCCTGGTGGAAGCCGCGCACCCAGTCCTTCTGGGCCTCGCAGTCCGCACGGGTCGTGAGGGTGCCGCTGAGGGCGAACGAGTAGCCGGCGTCCCGGTAGGAGAAGGCGGACTCCTCCGGTCCTACGCGGTGGCAGGCGCCGTCGAGGGGGTAGGCGACGGTGACGCTCTGGATGGACGGGGTGGTGGCGCCGTGCTCGACGCAGGCGTCGATGGCGCCGTCCGGCAGGTCCTGGGTGAAGATGCCCTTCCAGTAGTGGTAGAGCCCCGCGGGGACCAGGTCGTCGAAGAGCGTGTTGATCACCGGGTAGGGGATGCGCTCGAGGTACTGGCCCAGCACCGGCCCGAGCGCGGCGAGGCGGTCCCGGATCCGGTCGTCCTCGTCCTCCGAGCCGGTCCAGCAGGCGATCACGCCGCACAGGGGCCGTCCGTGCCAGCGCTCGGGCAGGAACGGCACGGGCGGACCGAGCCCGACGACCAGCAGCGCGCCGAGGCTCTCGTCCCCCTCGGCGACCAGCTCCCGGTAGCGGCGGATCACGTCGCCGTCGAGCGGGAAGAAGACCGGCCCGCCGAGGATGTCGGCGATGGGGTGCAGCCGGTATGCGAAGGAGGTGACGACCCCGAAGTTCCCGCCGCCCCCGCGCACGGCCCACATCAGGTCGCTGTGCTGCTCGTCCGTGCAGGTCAGGAAGGTGCCGTCGGCCGTCACGAGGTCCACTGAGACCAGGTTGTCGCAGGCCAGACCGCAGCGGCGGGACAGGTAGCCCATGCCGCCCCCGGTCGTCAGGCCGCCCACGCCGGTGGTGGAGACGACCCCGCCGGTGGTGGCAAGACCGAAGGCGTGCGTGGCGTGGTTGACGTCCGCCCAGGTGCAGCCGCCCTCGACCCAGGCCGTCCGCGTCTCGGGATCGACGCGGATGCCGCGCATCAGGCCGAGGTCGAGGACGGCACCGCCGTCGCAGGTGCCGTAGCCGGGGACGCTGTGGCTGCCGCCGCGCACGGCGAGCGGCAGGCCCTGGTCGCGGGCGAAGTCCACCGTGGCGATGACGTCGCCCGCGTCGACGGCCCTGACGATGATCGCCGGCCGCCTGTCGTGCATGGCGTTGTAGACCTTGCGGGCCTCGTCGTAGGCCGGGTCGCCGGGCTCGACGATGTCGCCGCGCACGGCTCCGCGCAGCCGGTCCAGCAGCCGGTCGTCGAGGGTCGGTGTGTAGGTGGTCATGATCGGCACCTGCTTTCCGCTCCTGAGCGGGGAAGGGGCTGCCTTGTCGGGAAGGATCACTGCCTGGTCTACGCCGGAGCGGTGGCGGGTGCATCGCCGGAATCGCCCATCCTCGGTGACCCGGCATGGGCAGAACGGCCCATGCGCGGCGTCAGGTGAGGCCGTGCCGGTACGCGTACGCCGTCGCCGCCGCCCGCGAGGACACGTCGAGCTTGGCGAAGATGTTGTTGAGGTGCCGGGCGACGGTGTGCTCGCTGATCACCAGCTCCCCGGCGATGGCCCGGTTCGTGCGCCCCGCGGCGACCAGCCGCAGCACCTGGATCTCACGCTCGGTGAGCCCGCCGGGCCGGCGTCGGCGCACATCGGCGAGCAGGGCCGCCGCCCGGCGCGCGTCCGGTACGGCGCCGAGCTGCCGGAAGGCCTGCTCAGCGGCCCGCAGCTCCAGCCGGGCACCCTCGTCGTCCCCGGCGGCCCGGTCGGCGGCGGCCAGCGTCATCCGCACCTGGGCGGCCTCGTACGGGACCCGAAGCTCCAGCCACAGCGTCAGCGCCCGGCGCAGCAGGGACAGTGCGCGATCGAGGTCACGGGCGGCGAAGGCCACCGCGCCGCAGGCCGCCGCGGCGCTCGCGTGCAGCAGGGTCCTGTCCGAGCCGCACCGCCGCTGCCAGTCCCGGGCCAGCGACCGGAGCCCCTCGGCAGCCGTGCGCGCCTGGTCCGTCCGGCGGAGCGCGAGGCACACCTCCACCTGGGCCGCGAGCAGCCTGCACCGCTCGAGACCGCCGGCCTCGGCTCCGCTGGCGAGGGCGAGCCCCAGGGCCGTCGCAGAGGCGTCGGCCTTCCCCTGGGCCAGCCGCAGCAGGGCGAGTCCGGGCTGCGGGTCGCGACCGAGCTCATGGGTACGGTCGTACGACTCCTCGGCCGCCGCCAGCTCTCCGCGCCGCCGCTGGATCTGGCCGACCAGGTAGACCGCCTCGGCGGCCATCCGACGTTCGTACGGCAGCAGTTCCTCGCAGGTCCGCACGGCCTCGGTGAGCGCCTCGGGCCAGCTTCCGCGCAGTTCGAGGACCTCCACGCGGTGCACCCGGCACAACCCGCGGTAGTTGTTCTCGGCCGGCATCGCCGCGCACCACCGCATGGCCGCGTCGGTCCACTCGGCGGCGCGTTCGAGATCGACGCAGGCCATGGCCTGCTGGAGGCCCAGGCAGTAGACCCACCCGGTGAAGAAGGAGCTGAGCTCACCTGCCATGGCCGCGCACATGGCGTCGTCCAGGAGATCGAGTCCGTCCCCGACGCGCCCCTGGGCCACCAGGACGCCCGCCTGCGCCTGGACGCTCATGGCCAGCAGATCCGGGCTGCCGCAGCGCCGGGCGATCCCGGACATGCCCCGGGCCGCGGCCATCGCCTCGTCGAACGCACCGCGCTCCTGAGCGTGCTCCGCGTCGATCCAGGCGAGGTAGCACTGCTCGACACACTCCGGCTCACCCCGCAGATGCCGCCGGGCCCGGCGCAGCCAGCCGGCGGCCACGGCCGTGCGCCCCGCGAGCTGGTGCTCGTAGAAGAGGAGCCAGGCCATGAGCCCCGCCTGCCGGGCCGCGCCCGCCGCGACATATCCGGAGTAGGCCCGCATCCGCTGGACGATCGACTCGTCGATCCTGCTCGTCCACCAGGCGGCGTCGGCGAACGCGGCGCAGTCGTCGGGGGTGAGGCGGGTGGCGTCCAGGCGGCCCAGCAGCCGGTACGCCTCGCCCCACACCTCATGGGCAGCGGCGTCCCTGGCCCGCCGCAAGGTGTCCGCGGCCGCCCTGTCGATCGTCCGCTCGGTCACTCGCGGCTCCCTTCTCGCGCTCTGCGAGCAGGACCGGCCTCTCACCAGAATAGGCAGGCAGGCGGCCGCGGGACTCAGTGAACGGACACCTCCAGCGGCGCCGCATGCTCGTGCTCGCAGGCGTCGTCGATGCCGTACGTGTCCCAGGCCGGGAACGGATCGGCGGCCGCAAGGCCCTCGCCGTCCGCCTCCGCCATGAGGCACTCGGCCAGGGCGGCCCGGAGCGCCTCCGCACGCAGATGCGTGCCGATGAAGACCAGCTCCTGCGCGTACGGGGCGTCGGTGTCCCGCGCGGCGCTGGGCTCGAAGCGGGCGACGGAACCGGCCTGTGACCACAGCCCCGTCACCTGAGGGCGGCTGGCGAGGGTGAAGAACCCCTTGGAGCGCAGCACCTTCCCGTACGCGCCGCTGTCGAGCTCCTCGGTGACGAAGGACCACAACCGCCCCGGGTGGAAGGGGAGTTCGGAGCGGAACACCGTGGACGAGATCCCGTACTCCTCGGTCTCGGGGACGTGGTCGCCGTTGAGCTCCCGTACCCAGCCGGGAGCCTGCTGGGCGCGCTCCAGGTCGAACAGCCGCGTGCCGAGCACCTCGTCGAGAGGTACTCGTCCCCGCACGGCGTCGACGATCCGCGCGGCGGGGTTGAACCGGGTGAGTGCGGCCCGCAGCCGGTCCGCCGTCGCGTCATCGACCAGGTCGAGCTTGTTCAGCACGATGACGTCCGCGAACTCGACCTGGTCGACGAGGAGATCGCTGACGGTGCGCTCGTCTTCTTCGTACTGGTCGAGGCCGCGCTCGGCGAGTTCGTCGCCACTGTCCAGCTCGGACAGGAAGTTGGCGGCGTCCACGACCGTGACCATGGTGTCCAGCAGGGCGAGATCGCCGAGGGTGGCGCCGTCGTCGCGGGCGAAGGCGAAGGTGGCCGCGACCGGCATGGGTTCGGAGATGCCGGACGACTCGATGAGGAGATGGTCGAAGCGGCCCTCGCGGGCGAGGCGGTCGACTTCCTGGAGGAGATCGTCGCGCAGGGTGCAGCAGATGCAGCCGTTGGTCATCTCGACCAGGCGTTCCTCGGTCCGCGACAGCGCGGCCTCGCCGCCCCGCACCAGCGCGGCATCGATGTTGATCTCGCTCATGTCGTTGACGATGACCGCCACGCGCAGTCCCTCGCGGTTCGCCAGGACATGGTTGAGCAGGGTCGTCTTGCCCGCCCCGAGGAAGCCGGACAGGACGGTGACGGGCAGACGGCTCTCGTACGGCATCCCCGGTCAGCCCTCCGGGCGCAGCAGCCCGCGCTCGTACGCCTTGACCAGGTGCTGCGGCACGAGGTGGCTGACGCCGTCGATGGTGACGGGCACGAGCTGCGGCGTGCTCGCCTTCCACTGCGCGCGGCGGTGGCGGGTGTTGCTGCGGGACATCTTCCGCTTGGGGACAGCCATGACGGACCTCCTCGGTGGGTGAACACCGAGGACGCTACATGAAAATGGATCCCATTAACAATTGCGCGGAGTGCGGCGGTGGGTCAGCGGCGGGACCGCACCCGTGCGTCCCGTGGCGGCCGGATGAACTGCAGCTCCAGCGTGACGGGCGGATCGGCCAGGCCCGGTCCGCCCGCGGCCGCCCACCGCACGATCTCCTCCGCGCCCTCGTCGTCCATCGCGAAGCCCACCCACGTGGCCCGCCCGCCGGCCCGGCGCCCCGCGGCCGACGGCTGGACGACGATCACGTTGGCCTGGTCGCAGGGGCCCAGGCAGTCGGTCGTACGGACCTGGAACCCGTGCTCGGCCCCGGCGGCCCGCAGCCGCTCCAGCTGCCCGGCGTGATCGGTGCCGGGGTGCTTGCGCGGATCGCCGCAGCAGCAGCCCCGGCAGACGACGAGCGTGCAGGGGCGCTCGCGGGCGGCGCCGATCAGGAACGTATGAGTGGGCATGACAGAAGCATCTCTTACTCCTTGGCGCCCACCAGCATCCGCACCTCGAACTCCTCGTACGCGGCTGCCTCCTGCGGCTCCTGGCGGTTGCCCAGCACGGTGCCGAGCCAGCCGAGGAAGAAGCCCGCCGGGATGGAGACGATGCCGGGGTTCTGCAGCGGGAACCAGGCGAAGTCGGACTCCGGGTAGAACGAGCCCGGGGTGGAGGAGACGACGGGGGAGAACAGGACCAGCAGGACCGAGCAGACCAGGCCGCCCCAGAGGCTGAGCAGTGCCCCCTCGCCCGTGAAGCGGCGCCAGAAGAGGGTGTACACGATCGTCGGCAGGATCGCGGACGCCGCGATGGCGAAGGCGAGGAAGGCGAGCGTGGCGGTGTTGGCGCCCCAGGAGACGAGGGCGAGCAGCATGGCGAGGACGCCGATGACGGCCGCGGACAGCCGGGCCACCATCAACTCCTCGGTCTCGCTCGCGCGGCCCTTGCGGATCACCTCGCCGTACAGGTCGTGCGCGAGGGACGAGGCGGCGGCGAGGGTGAGGCCGGCCGCGACGGCGAGCAGCGTGACGAAGGCGAGGCAGGACAGCAGGGCCGTGAGGATGCCGCCGCCGAGGGCGTTGGCCAGGAGCAGGACCGCGGAGTCACCCTTGTGGTCCGTCTCCGCGATGGTCTCCCGCCCGACGATGGCGGTGGCGCCGAGGCCGAGGATGCCGGCCGCCAGGCAGACCAGGCCGACCAGGCCGACCGCCCAGACCAGGGAGGAGCGCAGTACGTCGATCTTGCGCGGGGCGAGCATGCGCATCAGGACGTGGGGGAGTGCGGCGAGGCCGAGGACGATGGCCAGTTCCAGGCTGAAGAAGTCGAGCTTGCTGGTGGTGCTGACGCCGTAGCGCAGTCCGGGTTCGAGGAACTGCGTGCCGGTGCCGCTGTGGTTCGCGGCCGCGGACAACAGGGCGCCCGGGTTCCAGTCGTAGTGGTGCAGCACCATGACCGCGGTGACCGTCACGCCCGCCACCAGCATCAGGGCCTTGATGATCTGGATGACCGTGGCGCCGGGCGCGCCGCCGATGGCGGCGTACACGATGACGATGGTGCCGATCACGACCACGCACAAGGTGCGCGTAGCGGCGCTGGGTTCGCCGGTGAACTGGGTCAACAGGGCCATGCTGCCGACCAGTTGGGCCACCAGATACAGGGTCGTGATGGCGAGGGTGCACACGGCGAGGGCGAGCCGCGCCGGGCGCTGGAGCCGGGTCAGGCGCAGGGCCAGGGTGTCACCCAGGGTGAACTTGCCCGTCCGGCGCAGGGGTTCGGCGATCAGCAGCAGCACCATCATCCAGGCGACGACGGTGCCGCCGAGGTAGAGCAGTCCGTCGTACCCGTTGAGGGCGACCAGGCCGGTACTGCCCAGCAGGGTCGCGGCCGACAGATAGTCGCCGCACATCGCGAGGCCGTTGCGCAGCGGGGACATGGTGCGGTTGCCGAGGTAGAACTCGCCGAGCTCGTCACGCTGAGGGGCCGTCAGCAGCGCCATGAACAGCGTGACCACGACCACCGACAGGAACAGCACGAACGTCAGGTTCAGGCTGAACCGGTCGACGATGCCTGCGGACATGGTCACCACGTGCGGTACCCCCTGGGGCCGGGCTGGACGGTCTGTGCGGCCTCGCCGCGGTGCGCGGCGGAGCGGAGCGAGTTGGCCTCGTGCTGGTCCAGCCGCGAGCCCAGGCCGCGGGCGAGCGGGTCGACCCGGGTGCGCATGTGCCGGACGTAGCACCAGGCCGTCACGCCCATCACGACGAACTGCCCGAGACCCAGGGCGAGACCGAGCGTGAGGTGGCCGAGCAGACGCTGGTTCATCAGGCCCGGGACGGAATGCGAGAGCAGTACGTACAGCAGGAATCCGCCGACCGACAGGATCGTCGCGCGGACACCGAACCTGCGCTGTGCGCGGCGCAGTGAGTGAAATTCGGGGTCTTCGGATATGCGCCGGGACGGCGCGGGTTCATTTTGCGGGGAACTGGATGTGAAAGAATTGTCGTGCCAGGGTGAAAATTCGGGCACAGGCGCACCTTCTTTGCTGCGGCATGCCGGACATACGGGGGCGCGGTTTTGTGATGGGGAGTGGGCGAGCGGCGGCGGGTCCGGAAGCCGGAGTATGGCAGCGGGCTCTTTGAAGAATCAACCGCCGAGCTGAATTGCCGTACTCCGGTGGCGCATTCATGCCCCTCGTGATCATTTCGCGGCCTTGTGTGGCCTGCGAAAAGGGCCCTCCGGGAAATAGTCCGGACCATTTCTTTCGGCCGGACTGTCTCAAACGCGACCCGTGCGGGACAGTCCGGCCGAGCGCGGCTCAGAACCGGGCGCCGACAGCCGCGCCGCTCCGCGGCACGAGGAAGTTCGGGGCCGACGGCAGCGATCCGTCGGCGGAGCGCGGGCCGGTGATCGGGGCCGGGTCGGTGCTGAGCACCGAGGAGGCGTTCCAAGTTTCGCCCAGGTTCCAGGAGTTGCCGCTGGCGACCGTCCCCGAGCCGACGGCCGCCGCGCGTGCGTCGTCGACGGACAGGTTGGCGGTCAGAGTGGCGGCGCCGCCCGGGATGTCGGCGTCGAAGCCGGTGCCGGCGTTGGCCCAGGTCGTGTTACGGGTCAGCGTCATGGCGCCGGGATTGCCGTTGTCCGTGACACCGTGCGCCGCGTTCCGATACGAGATCGTGTTACGCAGGATGTGGGCCACCGCCGGCGCCGGGCTGCCGCCGCCCATCTTGAAGCCGTTGCCGTCGCCCGAGAAGTCCGGGAAGTTCCAGCGGTTGTAGCCGTTGCCGTACGCGATCGTGTTCTCGATCTGAATCGGCGAGGCGAACTTCCAGGCGTCGAACCCGTCGTCGACGTTGTTCCACAACCGGGCCCCGCGCACCACGTTCCCGGTTCCGCTGCCCTCCTTGATGGCCAGACCGTCGGCGCTCTCACCGTTCTTGCGCGGGTCGCGATTGCCGTAACTGTCCAGATTCAGGATCTGATTGTTGCTGGAGGATCCTTGGAGCTGGAAGCCGGACTCGTAGTTGTCGTGCGTCGACAGCCGGGAGAAGACGTTGTTGTTGCAGCCGTCGCAATAGATGCCGTACGGGCCGTTGACCAGCTCCAGGCCGGAGATCCGCCAGTGGGAGGCCTCCATGTGGATCGCCCCGCGTTCGGCCCGGGGGATGCTGCCGCCCACCGGCGTGTGACTGGCGGGCAGTTGCTCGCCGTCGACGACCACGCGCTCGCCCTGGTAGGGGCCGAGGCTGATCGGCTGGGAGGCGGTGCCCGAGGTGGAGATGGTGATGTTGTCGGTGAGGGCGTAGGTGCCGCCGCGTACGGTGATGACGTCGCCGGGCTTCGCCAGGTCCACGGCCCGCTGGATGGTCCGCAGCGGCTGGGCCAGGGTGCCCGGCGCCGCGTCGTTCCCGTCGGAGGCGACGACGAGCGTCGCCGCGCCGGACGCCTCGCTCGCCGGGCCCAGTACCGTCAGCAGGGCCGCGCCCACCGCCGCCGCCGTCCAGATCGCCGTACCGCGCATGCCGCTCGCTGTGCTGCCCATCGGGGCCTCCCGCCTCCGCCTGCGTGCCGTGTCGCAGAGCAGTGGCCGCCCGGCGCGCGGAGGTTGCCGGGGTACGGGGGCCAGGTGACGCGGCGACAGGCGTCGCGGGGCAGGCGCCACGGGGCAGGCTTCACGGGGCGGGCGGGAATGGTCAGACAGGCCCTAGGGTGAGGGGCGTGACCGACAGCGACAGACTCCCGCTCGCCGTGTTCGACCTGGACAACACCCTCGCCGACACCGGACACCGGCAGCACTTCCTGGAGCGCACACCGCGCGACTGGGACGCCTTCTTCGCGGCCGCCCCGCAGGATCCGCCCCTCGCGCAGGGCGTCGCGCTGGTGCTGGAGAGTGCGAAGGAGTGCGAGGTCCGCTATCTGACCGGACGGCCCGAGCGCTGCCGGCGTGACACGCTCGACTGGCTCGCGGCACACGGGCTGCCCGAAGGGCGCTTGTACATGCGGCGCAACGACGACCGCAGGCCCGCCCGGCGCACCAAGCTGGAGATCCTGCGCCGCCTCGCCGGCACCCGCGAGATCCGGGTGCTGGTGGACGACGACGAACTCGTCTGCGAGGACGCCGAACGGGCCGGTTTCACCGTCGTACGGGCGCGCTGGACCGCCCCTTCCGCCGCGCTGAAGGTGGCGCAGGAGCGGGAGGGGCGGACCTGAGGGCCCGGCGGGCGTGCTGCCCGGCCTACTCCAGGCGGAAGCCGACCTTCATGGTCACCTGCCAGTGCGCGATCTGCCCCTCCTCGAGCTGGCCGCGCACTTCACTCACCTCGAACCAGTCCAGGTTGCGCAGGGTCTGCGAGGCGCGCTCGATACCGTTGCGGATGGCCTGGTCCACGCCCTCGGGTGAGGTGCCGACGATGTCCGTGACCCGGTAGGTGTGATTCGACATGCGGGTGCTCCTCTCACACACGTCACTCCACCGTGCCCCAAGGCGGGGCAACGCGCGAGCTGTCCCGGAGAGCCTGTGGACAGGCGCTCACCGCGCCACGCTCAGCGACAGCGCGAAACGGCCCTGACCGTCCGTCCACCAGTGCGCCAGCTCCATCCCGGCCGCCGACAGTTCCGCGCGGACGCCGTCCCTGCGGAACTTCGCCGACACCTCGGTGCGCATCTCCTCGCCCGCCGCGAAGTCGACGGCGAGATCGAGCGCGGGCACCTTCACCGTCTGTGCCGTACGGGAGCGCAGCCGCATCTCGATCCACTCGTGGTCCGCGTCCCAGAGCGCCACGTGGTCGAAGGCGCCGGGATCGAAGTCGGCGCCCAACTCGCGGTCGATCACCGTCAGGACGTTCTTGTTGAACGCGGCCGTCACCCCGGCCGCGTCGTCGTAGGCCTCGACCAGGACCTTCTCGTCCTTGACCAGATCCGTGCCGAGCAGCAGCGCGTCACCGGGGGACAGCAGCGCCCGGACCGAGGCGAGGAACGCGGCGCGCTCGACCGGCAGCAGATTGCCGATCGTGCCGCCGAGGAACGCCACCAGCCGGGGACCCGGCGCCTGAGGCAGGGCCAGTCCGCCGGTGAAGTCGGCGATCAGCGCGTGCACGTCCAGCCCCGGCCGCTCCTCGATCAGCGCCTGTCCGGCCTGGGTGAGGGCGCTGTCGCTGACGTCGACGGGGATGTACGTGTGCAGCCCGGTCAGCGCGTCGATGAGGTACCGCGTCTTCTCCGAGGAGCCGGAGCCCAGCTCGACCAGGGTGCGGGCACCGGTGACCGCGGCGATCTCCCCGGCCCGGTCGACGAGGATCTCGCGCTCGGCGCGGGTCGGGTAGTACTCGGGCAACTCGGTGATCTGCTCGAAGAGTTCGCTGCCCTGTGCGTCGTAGAACCACTTCGGCGGCAGCGTCTTGGGCGTGCTCGTCAGGCCCTTGAGGACGTCGGCGCGCAGTGCGGCGTCGGTGGCGTCCTCGGGCAGGGTGCGGGTGAGAAGGAACGGACTCACGTGCTGGGCTCCTTCGGTCGTGCGTGCGCCGGGGCGTCGCTCGGGTCTTTGAGCGGGGTGAGCAGCACATCGGTGCGGCTCGCCGCGAGGAGGGTGTGGTCGGGGACCTCCTGCCAGTGCGGATCGTCGTCGTAGGGCTCGGAGGCCACGACGGTGCCGCCGCCGGGCCGGTGCAGGTACCAGAGCGTGTCGCCCCAGGCGGTCGCGGCGATGGTCTCGCCGTTGGTGAGCAGCAGGTTGAGCCGGGAGCCGGGAGCCGCCTCGGCGACCTCCAGCACGGTGTCGGCCAGTGCCTGCCCCTCGTCGTCGCCGCCGCGCAGCCGGGCCAGGACCAGCGCCCACACGAGCGCCGAGTCGTTGCGGGCCTCCATCGACAGCAGGTCCACCGCGGGCAGGCTCGAAACGAGCGGTGCCAGTGAGCCCGGCCAGCCCTTCACGGCGCCGTTGTGGCTGAACAGCCAGGGACCCGCGGCGAACGGCGCGGCCGCGGCCTCCGCGTCGGCGCCCGCCAGCGTCGCGTCCCGTACGGCGGCGAGCAGCGCGGTGGAGCGCACCACCCGGGCCAGATCCGCGAAGGACAGATCCGCCCAGACGGGCCCGGCCCGGCGGTACCGCGCCGGCACCGGGTCCCCCTCGGCGTACCAACCGACTCCGAAACCATCGGCGTTGACCGTCCCGTACCGCTGTCGCCGAGGCGCCCACGACTGGCGGTACAGGGCGTGCGCGGGCTCCACGAGGAGTCTGCCGAGCGGCTCCTCGGGGCCCAGATAGGCGAGATGACGGCACATCAGACGTCCCCCACGGAGCGGGCCGTACGGAACCCGGAGAAGATCTGCCGCCGGATCGGATAGTCCCAGTTGCGGAAGGTGCCCCGGCAGGCGACCGCGTCCACGGCGAACGAACCGCCGCGCAGCACCTTGTACTCGGGCCCGAAGAACACCTCCGAGTACTCCTTGTACGGGAACGCCTGGAACCCCGGGTAAGGCAGGAAGTCGCTCGCCGTCCACTCCCACACGTCACCGATCAACTGCCGTACGCCGAGGGGGGATTCGCCCTCCGGGTAGCTTCCGGCCGGTGCCGGGCGAAGGTGCCGCTGTCCGAGGTTGGCGTGTTCCGGCGCCGGGTCGGCGTCGCCCCACGGGTAGCGCATGGAGCGGTCCCCGGCCGGGTCGTGGCGGGCGGCCTTCTCCCACTCGGCCTCGGTGGGCAGCCGACGCCCGGCCCAGCGGGCGTAGGCGTCGGCCTCGTACCAGCACACGTGCAGCACGGGTTCGTCGGGCGGCACGACCTCGGTGACGCCGAAGCGGCGCCTGAGCCACTGCTTGCCGTCCCGGCGCCAGAACAGCGGGGCGTGGACGGAGTTCTGGCGGATGTGCGCCCAGCCCTCCGCCGTCCACCAGCGGTCGTCTTCGTAGCCGCCGTCCTCGATGAACGCCTGGTACGCGGCGTTCGTCACCGGGGTCGTGTCGATGAAGAACGGCGGTACTTCGCGCACGTGGGCCGGGCGTTCGTTGTCCAGCGCCCACGGCTCGGTCGAGGTGCCCATGGTGAACGGGCCGCCGGGGACCAGCACTTCGGACGGCCCCGTGTGCAGGGGCGCCGGCTCCGGGTCGGGGGCGGTCAGGGCCTGCGGGCCCTTGCGCAGCTGATGGGTGATCAGCATCGTCTCGTCGTGCTGCTGCTCGTGCTGCGCGATCATCCCGAAGGCGAAGCCCGCCTCGGTCAGCCGCGTCCCGTGGAAGGCCGTGCTCTCCAGGAGGTCCAGCACCCGGCCGCGCACCTCGGACGCGTAGTGCCGGGCCTCGGTCGGCGGCAGCAGCGGCAGCGAGGGGCGTGCCGCGCGCGGGTGCTCGAAGGCGTCGTAGAGGCCGTCGATCTCGGGCCGCATCGCCTCCCGCCCGGCGACCGCCCGGAGCAGCCACTGCTCCTCCTGGTTGCCGATGTGCGCGAGGTCCCACACCAGCGGGGACATCAGCGGCGAGTGCTGGGCGGTGAGGTCGGGGTCGTCGACGCAGCTGGTGAGCAGGGTCGTCCGGGCACGGGCGGTGGTGAGGGTGGTCACAGCCCGCTCGCGGAGCGTGTCGGCGTCGAGGGCGGGGTCGGTCATGTCCGGAAGTCCTTCCCGTGCAGGGTGCGGTCCGTGCCGTAGAGCTCGTCCAGCAGGTCGTCGGCCGGGCAGCGGCCCTTGCTGACATAGCGGTCCCGGTACGCCGCCACGGCGTCCGCCACCTCGGTCGTGGCCCCCAGCCGGGGCAGTGCCTCCAGCGCCGCCGTGAAGCAGGTGTCCGCCACCTCCCGCAGCTCCGGGTCGGCGAGGCCCGAGCGGGCCGCGTCGATCCACAGCGGATTGTGCGGCGCGGGCAGCGACAGGGAGCGCTCGGCCAGGGGCTTCACGGCGCGATAGGCGGTCTCCGCGGCCTCGGGGTCGTCGAAGAGCGCGGTCGTCACGGCGAGCGGCACGATCCAGCCGTCCTCGCCGGGCTGCGCGTCGATCATGCGCAGCTCCAGATGGCCACGCGGCCTGACCGGCGGGAACAGCGTCGTGAGGTGGTAGTCGAGGTCCTCGTGCATCGGCGGCCTGGGCACCCCGGACCTGGTCCACTCCCGGAACGTCAGCCCGTCCGGGACGTGCCACGGGCCGCCGTCCTGTCTGACGCACATCACCGGGGCGTCCAGCACGTGCCGCGCCCAGACGGCCCGCGGATCGCCGTCCAGCGGGGGTGCGCCCGCGCGGCCCGCACCGATCTCCATCCACAGCAGCTGCCGGGTGGAGAGCCAGCCCGTGGGCTCGTGCCCGGCCAGCGGGGAGTTGGCGAAGGCGGCGACCAGGACCGCGCCCAGCTGGTGCGCCAGCCACCAGCGCCGCCCGTGCCCCAGCGGGCCGGGCTCCTCGTATCCGGCGTCCAGGCACACCTGCACGGAGGCCGAGGTGCACATCATGGCGCGGCCGGCCGGGCCCGTGCGGTCCAGACAGGCCTCCATGGCGTCGTACCGCGGTTCGCGCAGGAACCGGCGGGGCGAGCGCCAGGGGTCGTTGCCGATGCCGACGAGACCGAGATCGTGCTTGCGCAGTACCGCGCGGGCGGCGGCGAGGTCGGCGGAGACGGTACCGATGCACTCCATCAGGGAGGCGGCGGGCGGCGAGCTGAGCTCCAGCTGGCCGCCGGGCTCGACGGTGAGCGCCGACCTCAGGGGCACGGTCCGTAGTGCGGCGTAGGCCGCTTCGAGTCGTTCGGGTGTCACGGGGAGCTGCGGGCTT of the Streptomyces sp. T12 genome contains:
- a CDS encoding LuxR family transcriptional regulator — its product is MTERTIDRAAADTLRRARDAAAHEVWGEAYRLLGRLDATRLTPDDCAAFADAAWWTSRIDESIVQRMRAYSGYVAAGAARQAGLMAWLLFYEHQLAGRTAVAAGWLRRARRHLRGEPECVEQCYLAWIDAEHAQERGAFDEAMAAARGMSGIARRCGSPDLLAMSVQAQAGVLVAQGRVGDGLDLLDDAMCAAMAGELSSFFTGWVYCLGLQQAMACVDLERAAEWTDAAMRWCAAMPAENNYRGLCRVHRVEVLELRGSWPEALTEAVRTCEELLPYERRMAAEAVYLVGQIQRRRGELAAAEESYDRTHELGRDPQPGLALLRLAQGKADASATALGLALASGAEAGGLERCRLLAAQVEVCLALRRTDQARTAAEGLRSLARDWQRRCGSDRTLLHASAAAACGAVAFAARDLDRALSLLRRALTLWLELRVPYEAAQVRMTLAAADRAAGDDEGARLELRAAEQAFRQLGAVPDARRAAALLADVRRRRPGGLTEREIQVLRLVAAGRTNRAIAGELVISEHTVARHLNNIFAKLDVSSRAAATAYAYRHGLT
- a CDS encoding (2Fe-2S) ferredoxin domain-containing protein; its protein translation is MPTHTFLIGAARERPCTLVVCRGCCCGDPRKHPGTDHAGQLERLRAAGAEHGFQVRTTDCLGPCDQANVIVVQPSAAGRRAGGRATWVGFAMDDEGAEEIVRWAAAGGPGLADPPVTLELQFIRPPRDARVRSRR
- the rpmF gene encoding 50S ribosomal protein L32 produces the protein MAVPKRKMSRSNTRHRRAQWKASTPQLVPVTIDGVSHLVPQHLVKAYERGLLRPEG
- a CDS encoding GTP-binding protein, giving the protein MPYESRLPVTVLSGFLGAGKTTLLNHVLANREGLRVAVIVNDMSEINIDAALVRGGEAALSRTEERLVEMTNGCICCTLRDDLLQEVDRLAREGRFDHLLIESSGISEPMPVAATFAFARDDGATLGDLALLDTMVTVVDAANFLSELDSGDELAERGLDQYEEDERTVSDLLVDQVEFADVIVLNKLDLVDDATADRLRAALTRFNPAARIVDAVRGRVPLDEVLGTRLFDLERAQQAPGWVRELNGDHVPETEEYGISSTVFRSELPFHPGRLWSFVTEELDSGAYGKVLRSKGFFTLASRPQVTGLWSQAGSVARFEPSAARDTDAPYAQELVFIGTHLRAEALRAALAECLMAEADGEGLAAADPFPAWDTYGIDDACEHEHAAPLEVSVH
- a CDS encoding FAD-binding oxidoreductase: MTTYTPTLDDRLLDRLRGAVRGDIVEPGDPAYDEARKVYNAMHDRRPAIIVRAVDAGDVIATVDFARDQGLPLAVRGGSHSVPGYGTCDGGAVLDLGLMRGIRVDPETRTAWVEGGCTWADVNHATHAFGLATTGGVVSTTGVGGLTTGGGMGYLSRRCGLACDNLVSVDLVTADGTFLTCTDEQHSDLMWAVRGGGGNFGVVTSFAYRLHPIADILGGPVFFPLDGDVIRRYRELVAEGDESLGALLVVGLGPPVPFLPERWHGRPLCGVIACWTGSEDEDDRIRDRLAALGPVLGQYLERIPYPVINTLFDDLVPAGLYHYWKGIFTQDLPDGAIDACVEHGATTPSIQSVTVAYPLDGACHRVGPEESAFSYRDAGYSFALSGTLTTRADCEAQKDWVRGFHQALEPHSMEGGYVNFIDGDDQNLVRTNYRANYTRLRDLKQRYDPGNLFHLNHNIAP